A stretch of the Streptomyces sp. WMMB303 genome encodes the following:
- a CDS encoding ABC transporter ATP-binding protein gives MLRLDEVTVSFGERTALDAVDLEVAAHETVCVLGPSGSGKSTLLRVVAGLQEVRSGRVLLSGQDQTGVPPHRRGVGLMFQDHQLFPQRDVAGNVGFGPRMHRMGRAETDRRVAELLDLVGLPGAGRRAVTALSGGEQQRVALARALAPEPRLLMLDEPLGQLDRGLRERLVVELRGLFRRLGTTVLAVTHDHGEAFALADRVVVMERGRIAQAGTPLEVWQRPASEFVARFLGFDNITPATVEGTTADTAWGKLPVPDSTPQGGGHLLVRPGGVQLREAREGLRCTVEARTFRGGDASTVTVLLRPDAGPPLQAACTLRDAPQEGAEVGVAFDPREVVVLGAPEAPHAPAPRKAGVGQGPSSGSDRAR, from the coding sequence ATGCTGCGGCTGGACGAAGTGACCGTGAGCTTCGGCGAGCGGACCGCGCTGGACGCGGTCGACCTGGAGGTGGCCGCGCACGAGACGGTCTGCGTCCTGGGGCCCAGCGGAAGCGGCAAATCCACCCTCCTGCGCGTCGTCGCAGGGCTGCAGGAGGTCCGCAGCGGCCGGGTGCTGCTGTCGGGGCAGGACCAGACCGGTGTGCCGCCGCACCGCCGGGGCGTCGGCCTGATGTTCCAGGACCACCAGCTCTTCCCGCAGCGCGACGTCGCCGGGAACGTCGGCTTCGGGCCGCGAATGCACCGCATGGGCCGCGCCGAGACCGACCGCCGGGTCGCCGAGCTGCTGGACCTGGTGGGGCTGCCGGGCGCGGGGCGGCGGGCGGTGACCGCGCTGTCCGGCGGCGAGCAGCAGCGTGTCGCGCTGGCCCGCGCGCTGGCCCCGGAGCCGAGACTGCTGATGCTGGACGAGCCGCTGGGCCAGCTCGACCGCGGACTGCGCGAGCGCCTCGTCGTCGAACTGCGCGGCCTGTTCCGGAGGCTGGGTACGACGGTGCTCGCCGTCACCCACGACCATGGGGAGGCGTTCGCGCTCGCCGACCGGGTCGTGGTGATGGAGCGCGGACGCATCGCCCAGGCGGGCACCCCGCTGGAGGTCTGGCAGCGCCCCGCCTCCGAGTTCGTCGCCCGCTTCCTGGGGTTCGACAACATCACCCCGGCCACCGTCGAGGGCACGACCGCGGACACGGCCTGGGGGAAGCTGCCCGTGCCGGACAGCACCCCGCAGGGCGGCGGCCACCTGCTCGTGCGCCCCGGCGGCGTGCAGCTGCGGGAGGCTCGGGAGGGGCTGCGCTGCACGGTGGAGGCACGCACGTTCCGCGGCGGGGACGCCTCCACGGTCACTGTGCTGCTGCGCCCGGACGCGGGACCGCCCCTGCAGGCGGCCTGCACCTTGCGGGACGCACCGCAGGAGGGAGCCGAGGTGGGGGTCGCCTTCGACCCGCGGGAGGTGGTCGTGCTGGGTGCACCGGAGGCACCCCATGCTCCCGCACCTCGGAAGGCCGGAGTCGGCCAGGGCCCTTCGTCCGGCTCGGACCGGGCCCGGTAG
- a CDS encoding iron ABC transporter permease, protein MAVPAAFFALFFGYPVAAIVFRGLHEGGDWHFGRTARVLGDPDILQVLWFTLWQAAASTALTLALALPGAYVFARFDFPGKRLLRAVVTVPFVLPTVVVGSAFLALAGREGALDVWFGVRLDTSVWAILLAHVFFNYAVVVRTVGSLWSQLDPRQEEAARVLGAGRFAAWRRVTLPALAPSVAAAALIVFLFTFTSFGVIQVLGGPRYATLEVEIYRQTATLLDLPTAAVLTLTQLAAVAALLVVHAWALRKRESALSLVPADHAARRPAGPGQWTTVGTVLGVMLVLTVVPLLVLVLRALEGPDGYGLAFFRALGARSDSATFVVAPIEAIGNSLAYAAVATAIALVVGGLAAAALTRRAGRLVRGFDALLMLPLGTSAVTVGFGFLVALDEPPLDLRSSWILVPLAQALVGVPFVIRTMLPVLRAVDVRLRETAAVLGASPLRAWREVDFPLVRRALLVAAGFAFTVSLGEFGATVFIARPDAPTLPVAVARMLGRAGEAHYGQAMALSTLLMLVCAGVLLALERVRTDGRREL, encoded by the coding sequence ACGCTGTGGCAGGCCGCGGCCTCCACCGCGCTCACTCTCGCGTTGGCCCTTCCCGGCGCCTACGTGTTCGCCAGGTTCGACTTTCCGGGCAAGCGGCTGCTGCGCGCCGTGGTGACGGTGCCGTTCGTGCTGCCGACAGTCGTCGTCGGCTCGGCCTTCCTCGCGCTGGCCGGGCGTGAGGGAGCGCTGGACGTCTGGTTCGGGGTACGACTGGACACCAGCGTGTGGGCGATCCTGCTGGCGCACGTCTTCTTCAACTACGCGGTTGTCGTGCGCACCGTCGGCAGCCTGTGGTCCCAGCTCGATCCGCGCCAGGAGGAAGCCGCACGCGTCCTGGGCGCCGGCCGGTTCGCCGCCTGGCGGCGGGTCACTCTGCCCGCGCTGGCGCCGTCCGTGGCGGCCGCCGCGCTGATCGTCTTCCTGTTCACCTTCACCAGCTTCGGCGTCATCCAGGTCCTGGGCGGGCCGAGGTACGCCACGCTGGAGGTCGAGATCTACCGGCAGACGGCCACCCTGCTGGACCTGCCGACCGCCGCCGTGCTGACGCTCACCCAACTCGCCGCCGTCGCCGCACTGCTCGTCGTGCACGCCTGGGCACTGCGCAAGCGGGAGAGCGCACTCAGCCTGGTACCCGCGGACCACGCCGCCCGCCGCCCGGCAGGGCCCGGCCAGTGGACGACGGTGGGCACCGTGCTGGGCGTGATGCTCGTGCTGACGGTCGTCCCGCTCCTCGTGCTGGTCCTGCGGGCACTGGAGGGACCGGACGGATACGGTCTCGCCTTCTTCCGCGCGCTGGGTGCCCGCTCCGACAGTGCGACCTTCGTCGTCGCGCCCATCGAGGCCATCGGCAACTCACTGGCCTACGCCGCCGTGGCGACGGCCATCGCCCTGGTGGTGGGCGGGCTGGCCGCGGCCGCCCTCACCCGTCGGGCCGGGCGGCTGGTCCGGGGATTCGACGCGCTGCTGATGCTCCCGCTGGGCACCTCGGCCGTTACCGTCGGCTTCGGCTTCCTCGTCGCGCTGGACGAGCCACCGCTGGATCTGCGGTCGAGCTGGATCCTGGTGCCGCTGGCCCAGGCGCTGGTCGGCGTCCCGTTCGTCATCCGCACCATGCTGCCGGTGCTGCGTGCCGTGGACGTGAGGCTGCGGGAGACCGCGGCCGTGCTGGGCGCCTCCCCGCTGCGGGCCTGGCGGGAAGTCGACTTCCCGCTGGTGCGCCGCGCGCTGCTGGTGGCCGCCGGGTTCGCCTTCACCGTCTCGCTGGGCGAGTTCGGCGCGACCGTGTTCATCGCCCGGCCCGACGCACCCACCCTGCCGGTCGCGGTGGCCCGGATGCTGGGACGGGCCGGGGAAGCGCACTACGGGCAGGCCATGGCCCTGAGCACTCTTCTCATGCTCGTCTGTGCGGGGGTACTGCTCGCGCTGGAGCGGGTGCGAACCGACGGCCGGAGGGAGTTGTAG